The genome window ATATGTTTTTACCGTGTATGTCTCTGTCTTTCGTACCTGCCAGCTTACTTCTGGTGTAAGCACCACCACTTCATGTCCTCTCTCGGTGAGCTTTTCAACCACAGGCTTCATGCTAAGCCAGTGGCTTCCATCCATGGGCACCACCAGGAGTTTCCCTCCATCTGAGAGTCTGGGAATGAGGAGGATAAAAATCCAGGCACAGCAAAGCCACAAAGTCATGTTCCTGTGGTGAGAGTACACACTGTGAAAGTCTTCTTCAAACTGTAGCTTGAAGACTCTTTTGAAGGAAGCTGATTGGCTTATCTGTTGAATTGTGCTTCTCTGTCTAGTTAATGATTTAGTGCTCTGGGTTGtgcgttgtttttttttattattcattatttgtAAAGCCAAATGCCATGACCCCTTTCTCTGCTGAGTCATTGGATTTCCTCAGCGTTCCATGGAGAACTAgcccctcaacctgctggtcagaTTCATTCAGACTTCTCTCTGGATCACGGATGTTCACACAATTTCTCCAAGGACAGAACAAGACACTCTCAGGATAAAGAGAATGGGCCGATGAGCCAACTCTTTGAGCTGGCAGGAATCTCCACAGTCTGCAATGACACCAAGAACAGGCACTGAGAGAGGCTGACTGAGGGGGAAATGCTCTGAGATAGAAGTGAAATAAGTACTCTCCTAATCTTTTGTGTTATAAAATGTAAGCATAAAAAAGATGAATAACTGAAATATGTTATTTCCAGATTAATATAAAACACACATTTGGTCATTGGGAAGATGACCAGTTTAGTAAACAGTGTTTTCTCAttaaaagtttttttgttttgttttgggttttgttttcttttgttctgggttttttaaaagtaatttaattttattgggggggggaggtgggttggtgtgttgttgttttttttttcttgtccacTCTGCATTTGCCAACAAGGGGTAAGCAGAGAGCTGTTACGAAAAGGTCCTCTCCTCCGTTCTGCAGCTGGAAGAATTTGCCATCCAAACCTCACAGCACCATCTAAACCTCACAGCACCCTTAATGTGAAGGGAGTGGCTGCAAAGGCAAGTGCAGGACAAGCAGGGTGAAGTTAATCAGTACCTTAGAGGTGTTTCTGAGCATTTGAGAGTTTGCCCACAGCTCCCTCGGTTGGCTTGGCTATTTGGCAAGGGTTTCTTGGTTAGTTAAACTTCGCTGGGTTCAAGAGAGCGTGAGATAAGAATTGCTCTCCTCTCATACGTGCAAGAAGGCAGCAGGGACTTTGAATTTGGGTAAGAGGCAGCGTAGCTGGggaatgctgtgggagaaatGGACAAGCCCAAGGGAGAGAGACTGAGCTGGGCAGCTGCAGTGAGAAGGAGCAACATTGTGCATGACAGGCGTGATCACAGCGGATCACAGAGAGAGCCAGCACTGGCAGCAAAAGAGGTGCCAGCTGGGCCAGTCCAAGCTTGGTGGCAGCATTACTGTGTTTccccaaaataagacctaccccgaAAACAAGCTCTAGCATGCTATTTCAGGATCTTTGAAGAtactcaaaatataagccctgctccaaaaataagccctagttgcAGTTCATAAAAAACCATCAGTTTAAATAGAGTCCAGGCAGCTATGCAtgccaattaattttactttgtttaCTATAGGATGCAGCAGGACAGATAGGGTTTGGAGAGTTATCATGATGTTCCAGAAGATGGTGATAtcactgtatttgaaaaaatgttgatttttgttCTTGAATATGGGTAGGTTGTCatacatggaaaaaagaaacagagtaTAAGAAATCCATGATGGAAATCAGCGTTTGGAGAGTTATAATGCTGCTCCCGAATGTGAGACGTGACTATACTTGAATAAAAGTTgatcatttttttttggttcaagaataaatgtaaattgctgctcatggaaaaataagacattcCCTGAAAACAAGCCCTAacgcatcttttggagcaaaaattaatataagaccctgccTTATTTTTGGGCAAACAGGGTAGGAAGGCAGCTGTGAGCACCTGCTTGTTGAAATGCGATGTATTTGATTCCAAGTTAAAAGTCTATTCAGTCCTGTGCTAACAGGTGTTACCATCACTTACTTTTTTACCATGTCTTCCATTTGCTGGCTTTTCAGATGGCCCACAGCTGAGTCCTGTTGTCTAACCAACAAGTGTACACCTGCCAACAACATGTACTATTTTACCACTTGAAAAGCCTGATGACCCATCTGGAAATGCTCTCTTGGGCtccttaaattttattttcagtccaGTAGGCAAAAACATGATAAAAACGCACAGCTGGCTAGTCAGAGGTAAAGACCACCGTTTTCGACAGAAAGGGTAGTGAAGCGTTGGAACACGTTTCCAAACAGTGTTGTTTCATAATTTGGCAAATTTGAAGTTGCAACCAGATAAGTTTCTAAACAGCAAGGGCCGAAAGTAAATCCTGTGACCCACAGTGATACAGGGACTCAGCAGAGGTGATGCTAATGGGGCCTTACCGCAGCAGTATCAGACTAAAAGAAACACGCTGGAGTCACTCAGGGTATCTCAGACCTACCTAGAAGATCATTCTGTGGCAGCCATTTGACGAGCTTCACGTTCTTTGGCAGGTTGTGGGGCACCTTTCCCGTGTATCTCCACAAAACCTGTTAAGACAAGTAAGCACAACAGCAGTTCTCAGCAACTGGTCTCTTGCTGCTCCTCAGTGGGTTTGAAAAGCACAGCTGAAAACTTCCACGATGCACAAAACCTGTTTTGTCTTGCGGAGCAGCTGGGCTGATATTTCCTTCTGGCatcagggagcaggagaaagaagggaagacCAAGCACACCAAAAAGGAAAGGTAATCATGTACTGTATTTGAAAAGAGCATTGAATTGCTGTGCTGGAATTGGGAGAGGGATGGAGCCCAAGGCATCTGTAATTTCTTCGGGTTTCTTCATAGAAATCTCAGAAACCATGGAGCCCAGCGAGAAGACAACAATGCCATGTTCTCCAGAGGCATTCACAATAGCTTCAAATTCCTGCCAATACAGAGTGCATCCCGAGTCAAATTCCGTTCCACGTTACATACTGTACTTTGTCACATTCGCACAAAGCCGGGAAGGCAATAAAATGAGCAGCTAACACATCAAAATTATGATCAGGAAATTCAGTTCTCTATATGAAAATCAGTTCTGGGTGAAAAAAAATCGGCACAGGGGGATGAACAGAGTTATGGAGGTGCGTGAGTGTTTGCAGAATTGAAGCCTGAGCCATAACACACTATGgacataagaaaatattttctctaaaaCCTTCATGCAGCAAAGCCTGCCTGCTCACAGACGGCAGTTTCTGTGCAGTAAACAAGATCCTGTAGCAATACCCAGGTGAATATattgtgctttattttcacatttattaCAAGTCAGATGCTCTGGATTTGTAGTTGATGCTCTTCTTTTCAGACCATGCAGCtgcaagagaaaatgaagatttttgcaAAGTGTTCTGACAGCAGAAAGCTCTAACTTCTAATGTCTGCATTTTTTGGGCCTGCTTTGAGTATAATCATATTGAATCACTGCtaaatttttaatctgttttgcttgtttgatttaaataaaagaagaacTAGGAGATCTGCCGCTGGAATCCAAGAGCAAAAGGATTCTGTTGAAGCATAAAAACAGCCAAAGGCTGGAGCAAAAATCCTGCTAACGTGAATGCTTTTAATTCACGTCTTTTGTTATTACATTAGTGCATGCTTTTGCATAGTTTTGACACCTGCTTTTAGAATGAACAGAATAAGATGAAAAAAGTTACAAACATTCTTCTGTCGGGACCTAAAGGTTCATCATGTAGAGGTGGGTGGATTCAATTGCATATTTAAAGTAAATggattattttctatttttaaggGACTGTTTTGCCTTCACAATGTTTGGGGAGTTATTTGAAGAGgacttttcctttatttcaaacaatcattgtggaaaaggaaagaaatcaaagcCTCAGTGGTATCAAAAATCAGGGTGGGGAGAATAATGCTTGACGGTTAAAATACAATACATCTTTATAGAGGAgacattgtcttttttttataaataggggtttttttacagtTACAGAGGCGCTGTTTTCTCTAGGACCTGAAGAACTTGGGACTCTGGAGGACAGCAGTAAACCAGATACAGAGGTATTTAAAACTTTCCTGTCATTAATCACTGCTTAGTGTTGGTTTGAAAGAATATTGCTTCAATTTGCATAAAACTCATGAGAATGAATGAAAACCTAATTTTGATACTAAAAAACAGTTTGGTTGGCTGATACTCTATTTTGCACACAGGTGTAAGATTTCAGGGCCGTAGGCTTTTCCTTCAAAAGTAAGCTATTGAGCCTGTTTCTGTTGAAATTGATAACGGAGATGATTTTGTCTTcaaggggaggaggaacaaTCCCAAATTCTGCACAGtcctttttcagatttttcttttctgtaaataaagcTGTGGTGATAGGACTTACTgttcaccagaaaaaaaaaaaaatcgaaaTACGTATGCGGCCCAGGTCATTGCACTGAGGGTCTCTGAAGGTTTAACAGCCCATGCATGCCCAGATGGTATGAGACTGGAATTTGATGTTTGCTTAAAAAGTGCTTACTAAAATTGACTCCAGAATTTCATTCTTTAGTAGTAGGGTTAAAGTTACACAACTGGCTGTttggaacttttttttctttgtaagtcAAAGATAAATATAGGCAGCTGCGAAGTCTCGCTCGGTCTCATTTCCAGATGCACTGCTGTCACCTGGACCATGGGGACCGCAGGAGCTGTCACTTAAGGAGCGTGTGGAGCtgcaaaagctgcattttaaaagcagatcaGCTCTCATGCACCGTGGGGACTCCCTCTGCATGGCCCAAGGAAGAGGTTTCCATGTGTTTACCAAGGGCAGGAGGTGAGGAGGGAACGGCAGAGGATGAAAGCGACAACTGGCATCAGTCCTGGACGGGGTGCAGGTGGTGTGGATGCCCGTGAGAATTGGGCACTGCGTGGGTACAGGCTGAGGAGCAGAGTGCCCATCCCCTTGAACTAAAGTACATGCTCTTTCAAGCAGCAATagaaaataacagcagcagGTACTTAGCAGGACACCTGTGCTGCCATAATGTACCTGGATGCCTCTGTACGTATGCCTCCGAATATTAACTTACGTTTAAGGTCTTTTCTGACTTTTCCTATATGTAGTAGtgtggggactgtgacaccctcCGGATATGAACTGTCATGAGTGGGTGCGCAACACTTTTTCATTAGTGATCTGGAGGGTAGGATCCAGCATAGCCAGATGAAATGTGCTGATGATACCACACTGAGTGGGGAAGTAGACACTTTGGAAGGAAGAACCACCCTGCAGGGtggaaaggttggaccagatgatccttgaggtcccttccaacctggtattctatgattcttagagaggtaaaaaaaaaaaatgtcaccGTGAGCCCTTTGTGCAGGAAGACCTGGAAGCCAGGAGCCTTGAACTTCACACTATCTTCCCAAATGACCGGAGCACTTctatacaaattatttttaacaatcAATTCTAGTTTaaaggaatgtttttatttcctgaatGAAAGTCAGCAATTATTTGAGTGAAATTTGAGATGTTCTCTGATCCTTCTGGCCTGGAGCAGAGTCCTTATTCCCTACCACTGGTTCCATCTGCTAGTGAGACTTTGCTTTGGTTGGCTTTCTTGCTCTTCCCTTCTTCGAGCAGCACCTGCGGCAGCAGAACAGGCAGCACTTCAGAGAAATGAAGAGGGAGAGGAGCACCACGGCCAGGAGGAAGGCGATGACGTCCAGGGAGTGGTACTGGATCCAGTTCAAGTCGTGAGCAGCGGGGCGCAGGTGTGGGGCCCCTTTGTGTTTCATTACGAACTCCACCCAGTGCACGGCCAGGTCCAGCGGGTGGATGGGTCTGTCGAGGTGAAGCTCAGAGAGGCGCTTGATGTTCTCTTTGTACCTGCCAAGGAAAGATGTTGGGTGTTTTCAGTGACTCCTGCTGCTGAGACTGAGACACCGGAAAAAGGGATGCAACGTTAGTTGTCTGATGGCCCACTGGGGACTTCTCTGGTGGTGTCCTCCCACCCCATgagaaggaaaatggcaaagataCAGGCTCAGAAAAGTGCTATTTTCAATGataaacaaaggagaaaaggtatgagaaaagaagaaaaagctcagTTTGAGCTGTCAGCACAATCTTTGGGGTGAAAGTTCTCTGATACCTGTATCCTCTCATATCAGCCAGTTCTTGTCACCTAGTGATTATGATCCTGGGCAGTGAGAAGGACAGTGCTGTTATGGGGACAGGACAAGGTTAACCCTGGGTAAGCGTCAGCTTCTCAGTGGTGTGGCTTTGGTATAAGAAAGCATATAAGAACAGATTAGCATTCTGTTAAGCTGGAAGCCAGAGTGCTGGTGTTACACAACAGTAAAAGGTAAAGAGCTGTTTTTCTATATACTGACTTCTTATCATTAATAACCGCTTTCAGGGCAGTGGATATGTCCTGTGAAGTCATTTCAAGTATATTCAGTGTCAGTCCTGCTCCCCGTGACTCTATTCGCTTGACGTTGTCCATCTGGTCTCCAAATAACGGCATTAGTACCATTGGCACTGCGTTGCATATACCCTCGTAGATACCGTGTGAGCCTCCGTGGGTAATAAAGGCACGAGTCTTAGGGTGAGCTGTAGAGGAAAGACAGACTTGCTtagctttttgatttcttaagTCACAGTAACACATCCCTGGGGAAAGAACTTGCACAAAAACAGCACTGGCATTCATAAATCAAGAACTTTGGGCTGTCACGTGTATCATTACTTATGGACAGACTCAGGGCTGCAGAGAATGGGCCATTACAAGGGACTGAGTGAACCTTGGGTTGTAGAGCCCTTTCTTGGTTTGGGTAATCTCTGGAAAGGCTTGGATAATCCTCCAAAGCTTCTCTGATTTT of Columba livia isolate bColLiv1 breed racing homer chromosome 7, bColLiv1.pat.W.v2, whole genome shotgun sequence contains these proteins:
- the LOC102092009 gene encoding UDP-glucuronosyltransferase 1A9 isoform X2; this encodes MPNMVYVGGINCAQRKSVSKEFEAIVNASGEHGIVVFSLGSMVSEIPMKKAEEIADALGSVPQTVLWRYVGKSPHNLPKNVKLVKWLPQNDLLAHPKTRAFITHGGSHGIYEGICNAVPMVLMPLFGDQMDNVKRIESRGAGLTLNILEMTSQDISTALKAVINDKKYKENIKRLSELHLDRPIHPLDLAVHWVEFVMKHKGAPHLRPAAHDLNWIQYHSLDVIAFLLAVVLLSLFISLKCCLFCCRRCCSKKGRARKPTKAKSH